From Spirosoma aerolatum, one genomic window encodes:
- a CDS encoding OmpA/MotB family protein has product MKRILILFSAVVMLASCNSKKRLAEMKALQDARDKAVSSLADCDKLTADLRTQLSAKDTDLQGKDKQVSDLQAQIDYLKKTNTNLLDRMSDLSIVSKSGAESIKKSLETLNEQTKYVNNLNSSIQRKDSLNLALVMSLKRSLDDINDQDVQVEVKKGVVYVSLSDKLLFKSGSYEVLPAAETVLGKVAKVVNDHKELDILVEGHTDIVPISTASIKDNWDLSALRATSVVRTLQKKFAVAPERMTAGGRSEFAPKDDNTTDAGRQQNRRTEIIITPKLDQFFNLLSSGQAGGSK; this is encoded by the coding sequence ATGAAACGAATTTTGATTCTTTTTTCGGCAGTAGTAATGCTGGCTTCCTGTAACAGTAAGAAGCGGCTAGCCGAAATGAAAGCCCTACAGGATGCTCGTGACAAGGCCGTATCTTCCCTGGCCGACTGTGACAAATTGACGGCTGATCTACGTACCCAATTGTCGGCTAAAGACACGGATCTGCAAGGTAAAGACAAACAGGTTAGTGATTTACAGGCTCAGATCGACTATCTGAAAAAGACCAATACCAACCTCCTGGACCGGATGTCGGATTTGTCGATTGTTAGTAAATCAGGTGCGGAGAGCATCAAAAAATCGCTCGAAACACTGAACGAACAAACGAAGTACGTTAATAACCTCAACTCAAGTATTCAGCGTAAAGATTCGTTGAACCTGGCGTTGGTGATGAGCCTGAAACGTTCGCTGGACGACATCAACGATCAGGACGTACAGGTTGAAGTGAAAAAAGGGGTTGTGTATGTGTCTCTGTCGGACAAGCTTTTGTTCAAATCGGGTAGCTACGAGGTTCTACCTGCTGCCGAAACGGTATTGGGCAAAGTGGCTAAAGTGGTAAATGATCACAAGGAGCTGGATATTCTGGTTGAAGGTCATACCGACATCGTACCTATCTCAACTGCGTCGATCAAAGATAACTGGGATTTGAGCGCTTTGCGAGCTACTTCGGTCGTTCGGACGCTGCAAAAGAAATTTGCTGTGGCTCCTGAACGTATGACTGCTGGTGGTCGCTCAGAGTTCGCTCCGAAAGATGATAACACAACGGATGCTGGTCGTCAGCAAAACCGCCGGACTGAGATCATCATCACGCCAAAACTGGATCAGTTCTTCAATCTGCTGTCGAGCGGCCAGGCTGGTGGAAGCAAATAA